A region from the Catellatospora sp. TT07R-123 genome encodes:
- a CDS encoding RNA polymerase sigma factor has protein sequence MSELVDGPPVAEAARRAVEAVWRIESARIVGALARYTGDFALAEDVAQEALAEALVTWSRDGAPDNPVGWLLATARRRAIDGFRRRAARDQRYALLAGELAEGEATAGALPQHGDDLLWDPDRIDDDVLALMFVSCHPVLAPEARVALTLRVVGGLGSEEIARAFLVPVPTVQARITRAKKTIAAAAVPFEVPPVQQRRERLGGVLSVLYVIFTEGSTATSGDQLLRTDLAYEAIRLARTLAALLPDEPELSGLLALFELTAARFPARTGADGEPVLLEDQDRRRWDRSAIRRGLAALDRAAAAGRGLGPYGLQAAIAACHATAPAVADTDWERIVLLYEALGRVAPSPVVELNRAVAVAMAYGPDQALSIVDDLAVSGRLSGSHLLPTVRGELLSRLGRIREARAELELAARLCANVQERSVLLRKAAAL, from the coding sequence ATGTCCGAGCTGGTCGACGGCCCGCCTGTCGCCGAGGCGGCGCGGCGGGCCGTCGAGGCCGTCTGGCGTATCGAGTCGGCGCGCATCGTCGGCGCGCTGGCCCGCTACACCGGGGACTTCGCGCTGGCGGAGGACGTCGCGCAGGAGGCGCTGGCCGAGGCGCTGGTGACCTGGTCGCGCGACGGTGCGCCCGACAACCCGGTCGGCTGGCTGCTGGCCACCGCGCGCCGGCGGGCCATCGACGGCTTCCGCCGCCGCGCGGCCCGCGACCAGCGGTACGCCCTGCTCGCGGGCGAGCTCGCCGAGGGTGAGGCGACCGCGGGCGCGCTGCCGCAGCACGGCGACGACCTGCTGTGGGACCCCGACCGCATCGACGACGACGTGCTCGCGCTGATGTTCGTGTCCTGCCACCCCGTGCTGGCCCCCGAGGCCCGGGTGGCGCTGACCCTGCGCGTGGTCGGCGGCCTGGGCAGCGAGGAGATCGCGCGGGCGTTCCTGGTGCCGGTGCCTACGGTCCAGGCCCGGATCACCCGGGCGAAGAAGACGATCGCCGCGGCGGCGGTGCCGTTCGAGGTGCCGCCGGTCCAGCAGCGGCGCGAGCGGCTCGGCGGGGTGCTGAGCGTGCTGTATGTGATCTTCACCGAGGGCTCGACGGCGACCAGCGGCGACCAGCTGCTGCGCACCGACCTGGCGTACGAGGCGATCCGGCTGGCCCGGACGCTGGCCGCGCTGCTGCCCGACGAGCCGGAGCTGTCGGGGCTGCTGGCCCTGTTCGAGCTGACCGCCGCGCGCTTCCCGGCCCGTACCGGCGCCGACGGCGAGCCGGTGCTGCTGGAGGACCAGGACCGGCGGCGGTGGGACCGCTCGGCGATCCGGCGCGGGCTGGCCGCGCTCGACCGGGCCGCGGCGGCGGGGCGGGGACTCGGGCCGTACGGGCTCCAGGCCGCCATCGCCGCGTGCCATGCCACGGCCCCGGCGGTGGCCGACACCGACTGGGAACGCATCGTGCTGCTGTACGAGGCGCTGGGCCGGGTCGCGCCGTCACCGGTCGTCGAGCTGAACCGGGCCGTGGCCGTCGCCATGGCGTACGGGCCGGACCAGGCCCTGTCCATCGTCGACGACCTGGCCGTCTCCGGGCGCCTGTCCGGGTCGCACCTGCTGCCGACCGTGCGCGGCGAGCTGCTGTCGCGGCTGGGCCGGATCCGCGAGGCGCGCGCCGAGCTGGAGCTGGCCGCCCGGCTGTGCGCGAACGTGCAGGAGCGCTCGGTGCTCCTGCGCAAGGCCGCGGCCCTCTAG
- a CDS encoding DUF1905 domain-containing protein, producing the protein MILTFDAELWLWDARRDESWTFVSLPQDGSTEIRELSDGPRRGFGSLRVRVTVGATTWQTSIFPDSGRGCYVLPVKRAVRKAERLDVGDVLSATVEVLDL; encoded by the coding sequence GTGATCCTCACCTTCGACGCCGAGCTGTGGCTGTGGGACGCCCGACGCGACGAGAGCTGGACCTTCGTCAGCCTGCCGCAGGACGGGTCCACCGAGATCCGCGAACTGTCCGACGGGCCGCGCCGGGGGTTCGGCTCCCTGCGGGTGCGGGTGACCGTCGGTGCCACCACGTGGCAGACCTCGATCTTCCCGGACAGCGGGCGCGGCTGTTACGTGCTGCCCGTCAAGCGAGCCGTTCGCAAGGCCGAGCGGCTCGACGTGGGCGACGTGCTGTCGGCGACCGTCGAGGTGCTGGACCTGTGA
- a CDS encoding IS982 family transposase: MKTDLDTLLTALYVFVDDHVITASRRRPGRPKKLTDAELVCLAVAQVLLGFPSQHHWLRFCYGRLGRMFPYLPKQAGYHKRVTAAAPLITTVITRLAAQTPAGHDGIRLIDATVIPCGMSRQTAIGSALAGWAGYGYCRSHSRWIWGLKLYLVTALDGTPVTWCLATPSLGEREVAAELLEHARDHGLLPAGVVLIGDKGFAGRAFEQQTRDLKIVFIRPDRRDEARRHGNLAPVRQRIESIFDTLKGQLSLEQHGGRTPAGVHARIAQRLAALAAVIWHNWLTDAPEKRSLTAYDH, from the coding sequence GTGAAGACAGACCTCGATACCCTTCTGACGGCACTGTACGTGTTCGTCGATGACCATGTCATCACCGCGTCCCGGCGCCGTCCCGGACGCCCGAAGAAGCTGACCGACGCCGAGCTGGTCTGCCTGGCCGTGGCGCAGGTCCTGCTCGGGTTCCCGTCGCAGCACCACTGGCTGCGGTTCTGCTACGGCAGGCTCGGCCGCATGTTCCCGTACCTGCCCAAACAGGCCGGCTACCACAAACGCGTCACCGCGGCCGCGCCGCTGATCACCACCGTCATCACACGCCTGGCCGCCCAGACCCCGGCCGGCCACGACGGCATCCGCCTCATCGACGCCACCGTGATCCCGTGCGGGATGTCCCGCCAGACCGCGATCGGCTCGGCCCTGGCCGGATGGGCCGGGTACGGCTACTGCAGATCGCACTCCCGCTGGATCTGGGGCCTGAAGCTCTACCTCGTCACCGCCTTGGACGGCACACCGGTCACCTGGTGCCTGGCCACCCCGAGCCTGGGCGAACGAGAAGTCGCCGCCGAACTGCTCGAACACGCCCGCGACCACGGCCTCCTACCCGCCGGAGTCGTGCTCATCGGTGACAAGGGCTTCGCCGGCCGCGCGTTCGAGCAACAGACACGCGACCTGAAAATCGTGTTCATACGCCCCGACCGCCGCGACGAAGCCCGACGCCACGGCAACCTGGCCCCGGTCCGTCAACGCATCGAATCGATCTTCGACACCCTGAAAGGTCAGCTCAGCCTCGAACAGCACGGCGGGCGCACACCCGCAGGGGTGCACGCCCGCATCGCACAACGCCTGGCCGCCCTCGCAGCCGTGATCTGGCACAACTGGCTGACCGACGCACCCGAGAAACGATCACTGACCGCGTACGACCATTAG
- a CDS encoding type II toxin-antitoxin system VapC family toxin: protein MTAFLLDTNVVSELRRRTPDENVLAWHQAHQHADVYISVLVVGEIRQGVERLRPRKPGQAEVLEQWLDGLVAMYQDRILPVTVEVAQQWGRLNVPPYIPPIVDGLMAATALVHRMTLVTRNVVDFVRTGVPIVNPFDPAQS, encoded by the coding sequence GTGACGGCGTTCCTGCTCGACACCAACGTGGTGTCGGAGCTGCGCCGGCGTACCCCGGATGAGAACGTGCTGGCCTGGCACCAGGCGCACCAGCACGCCGACGTCTACATCAGCGTCCTGGTCGTCGGCGAGATCCGGCAGGGCGTCGAGCGGCTGCGGCCGCGCAAGCCGGGGCAGGCCGAGGTGCTGGAGCAGTGGCTGGACGGGCTGGTCGCGATGTACCAGGACCGGATCCTGCCGGTCACCGTCGAGGTGGCGCAGCAGTGGGGGCGGCTCAACGTGCCGCCGTACATCCCGCCGATCGTCGACGGGCTGATGGCCGCGACCGCGCTGGTGCACCGGATGACCCTGGTGACCCGCAACGTCGTCGACTTCGTCCGCACCGGCGTCCCCATCGTCAACCCGTTCGACCCCGCCCAGAGCTGA
- a CDS encoding glycoside hydrolase family 3 C-terminal domain-containing protein, translating into MSALRTEHEAAVESALAALDLDTKVSILSGQDMWSLPAVPAIGLASIVMSDGPIGVRGTQWSAADPSIALPSPTALAATWDPELARRAGNLLGQEARRKGVHVLLAPTVNLHRSPLGGRHFEAYSEDPLLTGAIGAGYVRGVQEHSVGTTVKHFVANDAETDRFTVDNRVSEKTLREVYLAPFEAIVAAGAWGVMAAYNKVNGTTMTEHAPLQRDVLKGEWGFDGFIISDWMAARDTVATVTGGLDVAMPAVGSPWGRRLADAVRAGAVDPELVDDQVRRVLRLAARVGALDGVPPAVPAADRPAAIDGDALARELAARSFVLAANPRGVLPLDPAATGTIALIGALARDARILGGGSAFVFPPHVVSPLDGLTAAGLKVEYALGADPRTKLPPATGPQWAGLTATFRDRDGAVLHTTPLGSGRGLWMELPAGVDRDNLATAEITGRLTPAVTGTHELGVRGVGRFTLTAGEQTVFDGALLPESSDPAAIFLAPPEQRCPIELAAGVPVDVTLRQQVMLPEGFAVVSLTLSFGEPTASEDALLEQAVRAAAAADVAVVVVGTTEEVESEGFDRTCLALPGRQDELVARVAAANPNTIVVVNAGSPVELPWADDVAAVLLTWFPGQEAGHALADVLTGAAEPGGRLPTTWPVREQDCPVLGTTPADGVLEYAEDVRIGYRAWDGAPVAPRWWFGHGLGYTTWAYEQLAVDGAEAVVTVRNTGARPGRETVQVYADGRLAGFATVTADPGRTATARIPLPERTFQHWDGGWAPVPGPHHVTAGPSYATRPLTTTL; encoded by the coding sequence ATGTCAGCGCTGCGTACCGAGCATGAGGCCGCGGTCGAGTCCGCCCTGGCCGCGCTCGACCTCGACACCAAAGTCAGCATCCTGTCCGGGCAGGACATGTGGTCGCTTCCGGCCGTGCCCGCGATCGGGCTGGCCTCGATCGTGATGAGCGACGGCCCCATCGGCGTACGCGGCACCCAGTGGAGCGCCGCCGACCCGTCGATCGCGCTGCCCAGCCCCACCGCGCTGGCCGCCACCTGGGACCCGGAGCTGGCCCGCCGCGCGGGCAACCTGCTCGGCCAGGAGGCCCGGCGCAAGGGCGTGCACGTGCTGCTCGCCCCCACGGTCAATCTGCACCGCAGCCCGCTGGGCGGCCGCCACTTCGAGGCGTACTCGGAGGACCCGCTGCTGACCGGGGCCATCGGCGCGGGCTACGTGCGCGGCGTGCAGGAGCACAGCGTGGGCACCACGGTGAAGCACTTCGTGGCCAACGACGCCGAGACCGACCGGTTCACCGTCGACAACCGGGTCAGCGAGAAGACGCTGCGTGAGGTGTACCTCGCCCCGTTCGAGGCGATCGTCGCGGCGGGCGCGTGGGGCGTGATGGCGGCGTACAACAAGGTCAACGGCACGACCATGACCGAGCACGCGCCCTTGCAGCGCGACGTGCTCAAGGGCGAGTGGGGCTTCGACGGCTTCATCATCTCCGACTGGATGGCCGCCCGCGACACCGTCGCCACCGTCACCGGCGGACTCGACGTGGCCATGCCCGCCGTGGGCAGCCCGTGGGGGCGGCGCCTGGCCGACGCGGTGCGCGCCGGCGCCGTCGACCCCGAGCTCGTCGACGACCAGGTACGGCGCGTGCTGCGCCTGGCGGCGCGGGTCGGGGCGCTGGACGGCGTACCCCCGGCGGTGCCCGCGGCCGACCGGCCCGCGGCGATCGACGGCGACGCGCTGGCCCGCGAGCTCGCGGCCCGCTCGTTCGTGCTGGCCGCCAACCCGCGCGGGGTGCTGCCGCTCGACCCGGCCGCGACCGGCACGATCGCGCTGATCGGCGCGCTGGCCCGCGACGCGCGCATCCTCGGCGGCGGCAGCGCCTTCGTCTTCCCGCCGCACGTGGTGTCTCCGCTGGACGGGCTCACCGCCGCCGGGCTGAAGGTCGAGTACGCCCTCGGCGCCGACCCGCGCACCAAGCTGCCCCCCGCGACCGGTCCGCAGTGGGCCGGGCTGACCGCGACGTTCCGCGACCGCGACGGCGCCGTCCTGCACACCACCCCGCTGGGCAGCGGGCGCGGCCTGTGGATGGAGCTGCCCGCCGGGGTGGACCGCGACAACCTCGCCACCGCCGAGATCACCGGCCGCCTCACCCCGGCCGTGACGGGAACCCACGAGCTGGGCGTACGCGGCGTCGGGCGGTTCACGCTGACCGCGGGCGAGCAGACCGTCTTCGACGGCGCGCTGCTGCCCGAGTCCAGCGACCCGGCCGCGATCTTCCTCGCCCCGCCGGAGCAGCGGTGCCCGATCGAGCTGGCCGCGGGCGTGCCCGTGGACGTGACCCTGCGCCAGCAGGTCATGCTGCCGGAAGGGTTCGCCGTGGTCTCGCTCACGCTCTCCTTCGGCGAGCCGACCGCCTCCGAGGACGCGCTGCTGGAGCAGGCGGTGCGCGCCGCGGCCGCGGCCGACGTCGCGGTCGTCGTCGTGGGCACCACCGAGGAGGTCGAGTCGGAGGGCTTCGACCGCACCTGCCTGGCCCTGCCCGGACGGCAGGACGAGCTCGTCGCCCGGGTCGCCGCCGCCAACCCGAACACGATCGTCGTGGTCAACGCCGGATCGCCGGTCGAGCTGCCGTGGGCCGACGACGTCGCCGCCGTGCTGCTCACCTGGTTCCCCGGGCAGGAGGCCGGGCACGCGCTGGCCGACGTGCTCACCGGCGCCGCCGAGCCGGGCGGCCGTCTGCCCACCACCTGGCCGGTCCGCGAGCAGGACTGCCCGGTGCTGGGCACCACGCCCGCCGACGGGGTGCTGGAGTACGCCGAGGACGTCCGGATCGGATACCGGGCCTGGGACGGGGCGCCGGTCGCGCCGCGCTGGTGGTTCGGGCACGGGCTCGGCTACACCACCTGGGCGTACGAGCAGCTGGCCGTCGACGGCGCCGAGGCTGTCGTGACCGTACGCAACACCGGCGCCCGCCCCGGCCGCGAGACCGTGCAGGTCTACGCCGACGGCCGCCTCGCGGGCTTCGCCACGGTCACCGCCGACCCCGGCCGGACCGCCACCGCCCGCATCCCGCTGCCCGAGCGCACCTTCCAGCACTGGGACGGCGGCTGGGCCCCCGTCCCCGGGCCGCACCACGTCACCGCGGGCCCGTCGTACGCCACCCGCCCCCTCACCACCACGCTCTGA
- a CDS encoding MerR family transcriptional regulator — protein MRIGELSKRAQVPVRMLRYYEERGLIRPTRTANGYRAYAEGDVARASTITSLIRSGLTTKLIVSMLHDDARPQAPGEYGDDLVGLLTAERAKLDAKIACMTMSRDAIDTHLARLATAAA, from the coding sequence GTGCGTATCGGCGAGCTGTCGAAGCGGGCCCAGGTGCCGGTCCGGATGCTGCGGTACTACGAGGAGCGCGGCCTGATCCGGCCGACCCGCACGGCCAACGGCTACCGCGCGTACGCCGAGGGCGACGTGGCCCGCGCCTCGACGATCACCAGCCTGATCCGATCGGGACTGACCACGAAGCTGATCGTCTCGATGCTGCACGACGACGCCCGCCCCCAGGCCCCGGGGGAGTACGGCGACGACCTGGTCGGGCTGCTGACCGCCGAGCGGGCCAAGCTCGACGCGAAGATCGCCTGCATGACGATGAGCCGCGACGCGATCGACACCCACCTGGCCCGGCTCGCGACAGCCGCGGCCTGA
- a CDS encoding sugar ABC transporter permease translates to MTENPIPARRSGNLLFGLLALIPAIVLLLTGYLVPTVRTVLASFTDASLLSKPSESVGLENYSDIGGRFGESLVGPLVLAVALTFAALVGGVLAWLAARAGRPARWTLRAAFALPMAAVGSAVAAVSWLLAFKGAPVNAGLAQFAAFVGLVVGLGATGYLLVFRHSTRLSDTWPGTLLVTGVVAATSLAYAVQSFAFPLLLVSRDSPRGSRTPSMLIFDTAFRFARLGQASAGAVLLWLLLAVLGLGVAVWLIMARARVEAAEPEQPVDGQAAGQAAWRVVSVLATVVAVLVALAGLVPLLLHSFDFPTRAMGSGVLPHLVSTWVPPLLSTGLGVVAAALAGYGIGALRPLGRLSGLLLLPFAPWLFTGLPVLTPDAFAHRGEDGTLFLTLIPPASLSIPVLFGSALLFAGVRWTRALPVVAAAGLLVWVTAAQDLWWPLIVSLEPDDMPVQVLLVQVVNRFAGPDGAPTGWAYPLPVLLLVAAAIAAVQIFVLDRLVLRTGREEPVAAEVPPLP, encoded by the coding sequence GTGACAGAGAACCCGATACCTGCCCGCCGAAGCGGGAACCTCCTGTTCGGACTGCTAGCGCTCATTCCCGCGATCGTCCTGCTGCTCACCGGCTACCTCGTGCCGACGGTGCGTACGGTGCTGGCCAGCTTCACCGACGCCTCGCTGCTGTCCAAGCCGAGTGAGTCGGTCGGGCTGGAGAACTACTCCGACATCGGCGGGCGCTTCGGCGAGTCGCTGGTCGGGCCGCTGGTGCTGGCCGTCGCGCTGACCTTCGCCGCGCTGGTCGGCGGGGTGCTGGCCTGGCTCGCCGCGCGGGCCGGACGCCCCGCGCGGTGGACGCTGCGGGCGGCGTTCGCGCTGCCGATGGCGGCGGTGGGCAGCGCGGTCGCGGCCGTCTCCTGGCTGCTGGCGTTCAAGGGTGCGCCGGTGAACGCCGGGCTGGCCCAGTTCGCCGCCTTCGTCGGGCTGGTCGTGGGCCTGGGCGCGACGGGATACCTGCTGGTGTTCCGCCACTCGACCCGGCTGTCCGACACCTGGCCGGGCACGCTGCTGGTGACCGGGGTCGTCGCGGCGACGTCGCTGGCGTACGCGGTGCAGTCGTTCGCGTTCCCGCTGCTGCTGGTGTCCAGGGACAGCCCGCGCGGCAGCCGGACCCCGTCGATGCTCATCTTCGACACCGCGTTCCGCTTCGCCCGGCTCGGGCAGGCCAGCGCCGGTGCGGTGCTGCTGTGGCTGCTGCTGGCGGTGCTCGGCCTCGGCGTCGCGGTCTGGCTGATCATGGCGCGGGCCCGGGTCGAGGCGGCCGAGCCCGAGCAGCCGGTGGACGGCCAGGCGGCCGGACAGGCAGCCTGGCGCGTGGTGAGCGTGCTGGCCACGGTGGTGGCGGTGCTGGTCGCGCTGGCCGGCCTGGTGCCGCTGCTGCTGCACTCGTTCGATTTCCCGACCCGGGCGATGGGCTCGGGCGTGCTGCCGCACCTGGTCTCCACCTGGGTGCCGCCGCTGCTGTCGACCGGGCTCGGGGTGGTGGCGGCGGCGCTGGCCGGATACGGCATCGGCGCGCTGCGACCGCTCGGGCGGCTCAGCGGCCTGCTGCTGCTGCCGTTCGCGCCGTGGCTGTTCACCGGCCTGCCCGTGCTGACCCCGGACGCCTTCGCGCACCGGGGCGAGGACGGCACCCTGTTCCTGACCCTGATCCCGCCCGCGAGCCTGAGCATCCCGGTGCTGTTCGGCAGCGCGCTGCTGTTCGCCGGGGTGCGCTGGACCCGGGCGCTGCCGGTCGTCGCGGCGGCCGGGCTGCTGGTCTGGGTCACCGCCGCCCAGGACCTGTGGTGGCCGCTGATCGTCTCGCTGGAGCCGGACGACATGCCGGTCCAGGTGCTGCTGGTGCAGGTCGTCAACCGGTTCGCCGGTCCCGACGGCGCGCCCACCGGGTGGGCGTACCCGCTGCCGGTCCTGCTGCTGGTCGCGGCGGCCATTGCCGCCGTGCAGATCTTCGTGCTGGACCGGCTGGTGCTGCGCACGGGCCGGGAGGAGCCGGTCGCGGCCGAGGTTCCGCCGCTGCCCTGA
- a CDS encoding YciI family protein → MAKYMLIMRGSDESMAKMMETPFEQMLETVGRFNDELIRAGVLVAAEGLDDPSQGVVIDYSGETPVVTDGPYGETKELFGGFYLLEVASKEEAVEWAKRMPGFPGSKCEIRRVPTIDEFPQDNEWIIKERAWRERTGQL, encoded by the coding sequence ATGGCCAAGTACATGCTGATCATGCGGGGCTCGGACGAGTCGATGGCGAAGATGATGGAGACGCCGTTCGAGCAGATGCTGGAGACGGTGGGCCGCTTCAACGACGAGCTGATCCGGGCCGGGGTGCTGGTCGCGGCCGAGGGCCTGGACGACCCGTCCCAGGGTGTGGTGATCGACTACAGCGGCGAGACCCCGGTGGTCACCGACGGCCCGTACGGCGAGACCAAGGAGCTGTTCGGCGGCTTCTACCTGCTGGAGGTGGCCTCGAAGGAGGAGGCCGTCGAGTGGGCCAAGCGGATGCCGGGCTTCCCGGGCTCCAAGTGCGAGATCCGCCGGGTGCCGACCATCGACGAGTTCCCGCAGGACAACGAGTGGATCATCAAGGAGCGGGCCTGGCGCGAGCGGACCGGTCAGCTCTGA
- a CDS encoding type II toxin-antitoxin system Phd/YefM family antitoxin, which yields MRWQVQEAKQRFSEVLRAAEGEPQIVTKHGQEIAVVLDIDEYRRLRGEPVGFMSYLRADAVAGDEFTVERSRELPREIDLGE from the coding sequence GTGCGCTGGCAGGTGCAGGAGGCGAAGCAGCGGTTCAGCGAGGTGCTGCGCGCCGCCGAAGGGGAACCGCAGATCGTGACCAAGCACGGTCAGGAGATCGCGGTCGTCCTCGACATCGACGAGTACCGGCGGCTGCGCGGCGAGCCGGTCGGGTTCATGAGCTATCTGCGCGCCGACGCGGTCGCGGGCGACGAGTTCACCGTCGAGCGCAGCCGCGAGCTGCCGCGCGAGATCGACCTGGGCGAGTGA
- a CDS encoding permease prefix domain 1-containing protein, translating to MSVDSDKDLESQIAEWRAYVRRRRELHSTDAEELEDHLRGRIADLTAAGLHPDEAFLIAVKRMGSLDEVSREFAREHSGRLWKQLVLTGDDGGATTRNRHDLLVMIVCAAAAALAIKIPALFGLDFDDDSVFFMRNMSLFALAPLAAYFAWRRRLQPMVTGLLALLFAVGVVGANAYPLAADSHTLVLTTIHLPIALWLVVGVAYAAGQWRSEQRRMDFIRFTGEWFIYFVLLALGGGVLTGIIAGTFNAIGLNPETFISEWLLPCGAMAAVVVAAWLVEAKQSVVENMAPVLTRVFTPLFTATLLTLLGAFIVAGNGIDADRDVLILFDVLLVVVLGLLLYSISARDAANPPGLFDKLQLALVVSALAIDVLVLVAITGRITEFGFTANKTAALGENLVLLANLGWSAWLFLGFIRGRRPFTVLERWQTRYLVVYAAWAAVVVLVFPPLFAYA from the coding sequence ATGAGCGTCGACAGCGACAAGGATCTGGAGAGCCAGATCGCCGAATGGCGCGCGTACGTGCGGCGGCGGCGCGAGCTGCACTCCACCGACGCCGAGGAGCTGGAGGACCACCTGCGCGGCCGGATCGCCGACCTGACGGCGGCCGGGCTGCACCCCGACGAGGCATTCCTCATCGCGGTCAAGCGGATGGGCAGCCTCGACGAGGTGTCCCGCGAGTTCGCCCGCGAGCACTCCGGGCGCCTGTGGAAGCAACTGGTGCTGACCGGCGACGACGGCGGCGCGACGACGCGCAACCGGCACGATCTGCTCGTCATGATCGTCTGCGCGGCCGCCGCGGCCCTCGCGATCAAGATCCCCGCCCTGTTCGGGCTGGACTTCGACGACGACAGCGTCTTCTTCATGCGCAACATGAGCCTGTTCGCCCTCGCACCGCTCGCGGCGTACTTCGCCTGGCGGCGGCGCCTGCAACCCATGGTCACCGGCCTGCTGGCCCTGCTGTTCGCCGTCGGCGTGGTCGGCGCCAACGCGTACCCCCTGGCCGCCGACTCGCACACCCTCGTGCTGACCACGATCCACCTGCCGATCGCCCTGTGGCTCGTGGTCGGCGTCGCCTACGCCGCAGGCCAGTGGCGCTCAGAGCAGCGGCGGATGGACTTCATCCGGTTCACCGGCGAGTGGTTCATCTACTTCGTGCTGCTGGCGCTCGGCGGCGGCGTGCTGACCGGCATCATCGCGGGCACGTTCAACGCCATCGGCCTCAACCCGGAGACGTTCATCAGCGAATGGCTGCTGCCCTGCGGCGCCATGGCCGCCGTCGTGGTGGCCGCGTGGCTGGTCGAGGCCAAGCAGAGCGTCGTCGAGAACATGGCACCCGTGCTGACCCGGGTGTTCACCCCGCTGTTCACGGCGACCCTGCTGACGCTGCTGGGCGCGTTCATCGTGGCCGGCAACGGCATCGACGCCGACCGCGACGTGCTGATCCTGTTCGACGTGCTGCTGGTGGTGGTGCTCGGGCTGCTGCTGTACTCCATCTCCGCCCGCGACGCGGCCAACCCGCCCGGCCTGTTCGACAAGCTCCAGCTCGCCCTGGTCGTCAGCGCACTCGCCATCGACGTCCTGGTGCTGGTGGCGATCACCGGGCGCATCACCGAGTTCGGGTTCACCGCCAACAAGACCGCGGCGCTGGGCGAGAACCTCGTGCTGCTGGCCAACCTGGGCTGGTCGGCCTGGCTGTTCCTCGGCTTCATCCGCGGCCGCCGGCCCTTCACCGTGCTGGAGCGGTGGCAGACCCGCTACTTGGTCGTGTACGCGGCCTGGGCCGCGGTGGTCGTCCTGGTGTTCCCGCCCCTGTTCGCCTACGCCTGA
- a CDS encoding PadR family transcriptional regulator, whose translation MHITKDLVAASATPLVLGILAEGQSYGYAILKQVNELSGGHLEWTDGLLYPLLHRLERLGHVESTWDSPPGGRRRKYYRITDQGLAELAEQRRQWAAVVDALRGVWTAGPVLRPITPQWGVA comes from the coding sequence GTGCACATCACGAAAGATCTCGTCGCGGCCTCGGCGACTCCCCTCGTGCTAGGCATCCTGGCTGAGGGCCAGAGCTACGGCTACGCGATCCTCAAGCAGGTCAACGAGCTGTCCGGGGGCCATTTGGAATGGACCGACGGGCTGCTCTACCCGCTGCTGCACCGGCTGGAGCGGCTGGGCCACGTCGAGTCGACGTGGGACAGCCCGCCCGGCGGGCGGCGGCGCAAGTACTACCGCATCACCGACCAGGGCCTGGCCGAGCTGGCCGAGCAGCGCCGGCAGTGGGCGGCGGTCGTCGACGCCCTGCGCGGCGTCTGGACCGCCGGGCCGGTGCTGCGCCCGATCACACCGCAGTGGGGGGTGGCCTGA
- a CDS encoding RNA polymerase sigma factor, protein MESSLRARIRAGDASAFSELYDQYARSVYNHAFRLTADWSVAEDVMAATYLQAWRSRARIDDEGGSLRPWLLGIATNEARNHTRSNRRYRAAASALAAAELTEPDHAEAVAGRLDDRDRITAAIGALAQLRRQEREVVTLCLWEGLDYESAARALGVPVGTVRSRLSRARARLRGLVDAAQAARNPARPVGQTTQVRDTAGLAQEVNR, encoded by the coding sequence ATGGAGTCGAGTCTGCGCGCCCGGATACGAGCCGGCGATGCCAGCGCGTTTTCCGAGCTGTACGACCAGTACGCGCGGTCGGTCTACAACCACGCGTTCCGGCTCACCGCCGACTGGTCGGTCGCGGAGGACGTCATGGCCGCCACGTACCTGCAAGCCTGGCGCTCGCGGGCCCGGATCGACGACGAGGGCGGCTCGCTGCGGCCGTGGCTGCTCGGCATCGCCACCAACGAGGCGCGCAACCACACCCGCAGCAACCGCCGCTACCGCGCGGCCGCGTCCGCGCTGGCCGCGGCCGAACTCACCGAGCCCGACCACGCCGAGGCGGTCGCCGGACGGCTCGACGACCGCGACCGGATCACCGCCGCGATCGGCGCGCTGGCGCAGCTGCGCCGCCAGGAGCGCGAGGTGGTGACGCTGTGCCTGTGGGAGGGGCTGGACTACGAGTCGGCCGCGCGGGCGCTGGGCGTGCCGGTCGGCACGGTGCGCTCGCGGCTGTCGCGGGCCCGTGCCCGGCTGCGCGGGCTCGTCGACGCGGCGCAGGCCGCCCGGAACCCGGCCCGCCCGGTCGGACAGACAACTCAGGTACGTGACACCGCCGGGCTCGCACAGGAGGTCAACCGATGA